From Bosea sp. NBC_00550, the proteins below share one genomic window:
- a CDS encoding response regulator transcription factor, with translation MRALIVEDEPELMAFLSLLLTNAGLIVDRTTTIDAALSALRTAPFDIAIVDRRLPDGDGLSIVKALSAEETRPAFLILTARDAKTDVIEGLNGGADDYLVKPFEPGELLARLRVIARRRQPKRSLVIAAGNLSIDLEGRNACVGTEPLDLRRRETLILEALVQRVGRVVTRDVLIEAVYGFDDLIESNTLEAQISRLRRKLRDAGAQVEITSLRGIGYMLKTCAPAP, from the coding sequence ATGCGCGCATTGATCGTCGAGGACGAGCCGGAGCTGATGGCTTTCCTGTCCCTGCTCCTCACGAATGCCGGGCTGATCGTGGACCGCACGACCACGATCGATGCCGCGCTGTCGGCGTTGCGGACGGCACCCTTCGACATCGCCATCGTCGACCGGCGGTTGCCGGACGGCGACGGCCTGTCGATCGTCAAGGCCCTCAGCGCGGAAGAGACGCGGCCGGCCTTCCTGATCCTGACGGCGCGCGACGCCAAGACGGATGTCATCGAAGGCCTCAATGGCGGCGCCGACGACTATCTGGTGAAGCCGTTCGAGCCGGGCGAATTGCTGGCTCGCCTGCGCGTCATCGCGCGCCGGCGCCAGCCGAAGCGCTCGCTGGTCATCGCGGCCGGCAATCTCTCGATCGATCTGGAGGGGCGAAACGCCTGCGTCGGGACGGAGCCGCTCGACCTGCGCCGGCGCGAGACGCTGATCCTGGAAGCGCTGGTGCAGCGCGTCGGCCGCGTCGTCACCCGCGACGTGCTGATCGAGGCGGTCTATGGCTTCGACGACCTGATCGAATCCAATACGCTGGAAGCACAGATCTCGCGATTGCGCCGCAAGCTCAGGGATGCCGGCGCCCAGGTCGAGATCACCTCGCTGCGCGGCATCGGCTACATGCTGAAGACCTGCGCGCCCGCTCCCTGA
- a CDS encoding esterase family protein gives MTTTTLNPPVGRSTLPFVDSRHPDRPLAVNFYRPARHQPNDPVIVVQHGMLRNGDDYRDFWIDAAEKHGLLIVAPTFPDEHFPKAEGYNNGLMVSEDGAIAPREQWLYSVPERVLDALRAGGVIESPVIRIFGHSAGGQFVHRMLATEGGELFAAAMASNPGWYTLPVLERRFPEGLGGLHLDRDTLTRWLAYPMIIFAGDRDIVTDDPNLPAQAEALAQGPHRYGRAHFMLDFARAEAARLGVPCNWQLITVGGIGHDGAAMSRAAAAYWFEGGRIPPVEELGKQAEPVL, from the coding sequence ATGACCACGACGACACTCAACCCGCCGGTCGGGCGCAGCACGCTGCCCTTCGTCGACAGCCGTCATCCTGACCGGCCGCTCGCCGTCAACTTCTACCGCCCGGCGCGCCACCAGCCGAACGATCCCGTCATTGTCGTGCAGCACGGCATGCTGCGCAACGGCGACGATTACCGCGATTTCTGGATCGATGCGGCCGAGAAGCACGGCCTGCTGATCGTGGCGCCGACCTTTCCCGACGAGCACTTCCCCAAGGCCGAGGGCTATAATAACGGCCTGATGGTGTCCGAGGACGGCGCGATCGCCCCGCGCGAGCAGTGGCTCTATTCGGTGCCGGAACGCGTGCTCGACGCGCTGCGCGCCGGCGGCGTGATCGAAAGCCCGGTCATCCGCATCTTCGGGCATTCGGCCGGCGGCCAGTTCGTGCATCGCATGCTGGCGACGGAAGGCGGCGAACTCTTCGCCGCCGCGATGGCCTCCAATCCGGGTTGGTACACGCTGCCGGTGCTCGAGCGTCGCTTCCCGGAAGGGCTCGGCGGGCTCCATCTCGATCGTGACACGCTCACCCGCTGGCTCGCCTATCCGATGATCATTTTTGCCGGGGACCGCGACATCGTCACCGACGATCCCAACCTGCCGGCGCAGGCGGAGGCACTGGCGCAGGGCCCGCATCGCTATGGCCGCGCCCATTTCATGCTCGACTTCGCCCGAGCCGAAGCGGCGCGCCTCGGTGTGCCCTGCAACTGGCAGCTGATCACGGTCGGCGGGATCGGCCATGACGGCGCTGCGATGTCGCGCGCGGCGGCGGCCTACTGGTTCGAAGGCGGCCGCATTCCTCCGGTGGAGGAACTCGGGAAGCAGGCCGAACCCGTGCTCTGA
- a CDS encoding ABC transporter ATP-binding protein — protein sequence MSAPVIELKGITKHFRRSPTLAERILMATGRGKAPPVLRAVDGIDLSVKRGEVLGLVGESGCGKSTLARVVTGILKPSAGEVVYEQRPVAGLRGKERLDFLLKVQMIFQDPYASLDPRMKVSRIVGEALSVHKLLPKAETDAAVDQALSEVGLDLAYRERYPHQFSGGQRQRIGIARALAVKPDFLVCDEPVSALDVSIQAQVINLFMDVRERHGLTYLFVSHDLGLVRHISDRVAIMYLGRIVEIGAANEVFAKPAHPYSAALIAAIPSAARRKRAFQPLKGELPSPLAPPPGCPFHPRCEQAMPVCREVRPVLAEIAPGRSAACHLHTAPEAA from the coding sequence ATGAGCGCTCCGGTCATCGAACTCAAGGGCATCACCAAGCATTTCCGCCGCAGCCCGACGCTGGCGGAGCGCATCCTGATGGCGACAGGGCGGGGCAAGGCGCCGCCGGTGCTGCGCGCCGTCGACGGCATCGATCTCAGCGTCAAGCGCGGCGAGGTGCTTGGCCTCGTCGGCGAGTCCGGTTGCGGCAAGTCGACGCTCGCGCGCGTCGTCACCGGCATCCTGAAGCCGAGCGCGGGCGAGGTCGTCTACGAGCAGCGGCCGGTAGCAGGGCTCAGGGGAAAGGAGCGGCTGGATTTCCTGCTCAAGGTCCAGATGATCTTCCAGGACCCCTATGCCTCGCTCGATCCGCGCATGAAGGTCAGCCGCATCGTCGGCGAGGCGCTGAGCGTCCACAAGCTCCTGCCCAAGGCCGAGACCGATGCGGCGGTTGATCAGGCGCTGAGCGAGGTCGGGCTCGATCTCGCCTATCGCGAGCGCTATCCGCACCAGTTCTCGGGCGGGCAGCGCCAGCGCATCGGCATTGCGCGCGCCCTTGCCGTGAAGCCGGATTTCCTGGTCTGCGACGAACCGGTCTCGGCGCTCGACGTCTCGATCCAGGCGCAGGTCATCAACCTGTTCATGGATGTGCGCGAGCGCCATGGCCTGACCTATCTGTTCGTCAGCCACGATCTCGGCCTCGTCAGACATATCAGCGACCGGGTCGCCATCATGTATCTCGGCCGCATCGTCGAGATCGGAGCGGCGAACGAGGTGTTCGCAAAGCCCGCGCACCCCTATAGCGCGGCACTGATCGCGGCGATTCCCTCGGCGGCACGGCGCAAGCGCGCCTTCCAGCCGCTCAAGGGCGAATTGCCGTCGCCGCTGGCGCCGCCGCCGGGCTGCCCTTTCCACCCGCGCTGCGAGCAGGCGATGCCCGTCTGCCGCGAGGTGCGGCCTGTCCTGGCCGAAATCGCGCCCGGCCGCAGCGCCGCCTGCCACCTGCACACGGCTCCGGAGGCCGCATGA
- a CDS encoding outer membrane protein, with translation MSRTRPMTGLGLLALFAVPAAAADRPLPRAQEWPAYTAPRTYNWNGIYAGIHSGAAFDRFDGAAKKSRNEVLLGGQLGYNMQLGNMVFGMEGDMSMNGLSSSSKRRGAGTSADMRYVSTLKARAGVAFDRVLVYGTGGLAYGNMKASDGLLSKTKSKLGYVVGAGAEYGITNNLTAKLEYNYVSLGKQNFQFGANRTRIGVTEHLVKAGLNYRF, from the coding sequence ATGTCTCGCACCCGCCCGATGACGGGCCTTGGCCTGCTGGCCCTGTTCGCGGTGCCCGCAGCGGCGGCGGATCGCCCCCTGCCGCGCGCGCAGGAGTGGCCGGCCTATACCGCGCCGCGCACCTATAACTGGAACGGCATCTATGCCGGTATCCACTCCGGCGCGGCGTTCGACCGCTTCGACGGCGCCGCCAAGAAGAGCCGCAACGAAGTGCTGCTCGGCGGCCAGCTCGGCTACAACATGCAGCTCGGCAACATGGTCTTCGGCATGGAAGGCGACATGTCGATGAACGGCCTCAGCAGCAGCTCCAAGCGGCGAGGCGCCGGCACCAGCGCCGACATGCGCTATGTGAGCACCCTGAAGGCGCGCGCCGGCGTCGCCTTCGACCGCGTGCTGGTCTACGGCACGGGCGGTCTGGCCTATGGCAACATGAAGGCGAGCGACGGCCTGCTCTCGAAGACGAAGAGCAAGCTGGGCTATGTGGTCGGTGCCGGCGCCGAATACGGCATCACCAACAATCTGACCGCCAAGCTCGAGTACAATTACGTCTCCCTGGGCAAGCAGAACTTCCAGTTCGGCGCCAACCGGACCCGGATCGGCGTCACCGAGCACCTCGTCAAGGCGGGTCTGAACTACCGCTTCTGA
- a CDS encoding ABC transporter ATP-binding protein, translated as MTEALLEVRGLRTVFHALDGAWPAVDGVDLSVARGEVLGLVGESGSGKSVTGFSLVRLIDPPGEIVAGTISFDGEDLRGATEERLRDLRGDRIAMIFQDPLMTLNPVLSIGEQMSEAILEHRDCGREEALAEAAKALSRVGISSPEARLKQFPHEFSGGMRQRVAIATALLNKPDLIIADEPTTALDVTIQSQILFEVQKLARETGTAVLWITHDLAVVAELADRVAVMYAGRVVEIGPVDEVLDAPRHPYTLGLLNSSAANVAPGERLNQIDGVAPRIDGRPSGCPFRPRCPRVQPICADVDPIATGEGEHRFRCHNPVPFGEAA; from the coding sequence ATGACCGAAGCCCTGCTCGAAGTCCGCGGTCTCAGGACCGTCTTCCATGCGCTCGATGGCGCCTGGCCCGCCGTCGACGGCGTCGATCTCAGCGTCGCACGGGGCGAGGTGCTCGGGCTGGTCGGCGAATCCGGTTCCGGCAAGTCGGTGACCGGCTTCTCGTTGGTGCGATTGATCGATCCGCCCGGCGAGATCGTCGCCGGGACTATCAGCTTCGACGGCGAGGATCTGCGCGGCGCGACCGAAGAGCGCCTGCGCGACCTGCGCGGCGACCGCATCGCCATGATCTTCCAGGATCCGCTGATGACGCTGAACCCGGTGCTCAGCATCGGCGAGCAGATGAGCGAGGCGATCCTGGAGCATCGCGACTGTGGCCGGGAGGAGGCGCTGGCCGAGGCTGCCAAAGCGCTGTCGCGCGTCGGAATCTCCTCGCCCGAGGCGCGGCTCAAGCAGTTCCCGCACGAATTCTCCGGCGGCATGCGCCAGCGCGTCGCCATCGCCACGGCGCTGCTCAACAAGCCCGACCTGATCATCGCCGACGAGCCGACGACGGCGCTCGACGTCACCATTCAGAGCCAGATCCTGTTCGAGGTGCAGAAGCTCGCCCGCGAGACCGGCACGGCCGTGCTCTGGATCACCCATGACCTCGCCGTGGTGGCCGAGCTCGCCGACCGGGTGGCGGTGATGTATGCCGGCCGCGTCGTCGAGATCGGCCCGGTCGACGAGGTGCTGGATGCGCCGCGCCACCCCTATACGCTCGGGCTGCTGAATTCCTCCGCCGCCAATGTCGCGCCGGGCGAGCGCCTGAACCAGATCGACGGCGTCGCGCCGCGGATCGATGGGCGTCCGAGCGGTTGTCCGTTCCGGCCGCGCTGCCCTCGTGTCCAGCCGATCTGTGCCGATGTGGATCCGATAGCGACGGGGGAGGGCGAGCACCGGTTCCGCTGCCACAACCCGGTTCCGTTCGGAGAAGCGGCATGA